A portion of the Oscillospiraceae bacterium genome contains these proteins:
- a CDS encoding DUF5720 family protein translates to MRDISARELKGHNILAVERFRDNTRWMIEFSVLRSGSYGSPGDEMRLFLTEDGYQAALLSQQRREIKIKRHAHVVEGHIIDFKPKKKRRHP, encoded by the coding sequence ATGAGGGATATTTCAGCCCGCGAGCTGAAAGGACACAACATTCTTGCCGTGGAGCGGTTTCGGGACAATACCCGCTGGATGATCGAATTTTCCGTCCTGCGTTCCGGCTCCTACGGCAGCCCCGGCGATGAAATGCGCCTGTTTCTCACCGAGGACGGCTATCAGGCCGCCTTACTCAGCCAGCAGCGCCGGGAAATCAAAATCAAGCGCCATGCCCACGTTGTCGAGGGGCACATCATCGACTTCAAGCCGAAGAAAAAGCGCCGCCATCCGTAA
- a CDS encoding conjugal transfer protein TraG gives MNYFIQFLIVFDLICFGVYFGGDIVCTALAKVRKKTDEEEFEIYKVEDDTDTSKPALSIDAIRHLFRGEVHDFVCNKLLPSGQETLSALTEPEQTAARFLFCALIGYLKEEAPMDEQSFPMVMEMLNYAEGAKEDGDKDVIDILMEETAARTHLREEYFSDYRRYQLMQVDKTRVLLACRVIINDLLGKLYRYDYNVGYDCLLDDGNSVSRKLKKSNEEMEVEEDAIGDR, from the coding sequence ATGAATTATTTTATCCAATTTCTCATTGTGTTCGACCTGATCTGCTTCGGCGTCTACTTTGGCGGCGACATCGTTTGCACGGCGCTCGCCAAGGTGCGCAAAAAGACAGACGAAGAAGAATTTGAAATCTACAAAGTGGAGGACGATACAGACACCTCCAAACCGGCGCTGTCCATCGACGCCATCCGCCACTTGTTCCGCGGCGAGGTCCACGATTTTGTCTGCAACAAACTTCTGCCCAGCGGGCAGGAAACCCTTTCCGCTCTGACCGAGCCGGAGCAGACAGCGGCCCGGTTCCTGTTCTGCGCCTTGATCGGCTATCTCAAAGAGGAAGCCCCGATGGATGAGCAGAGCTTCCCGATGGTGATGGAGATGCTGAACTATGCCGAGGGCGCGAAAGAGGACGGCGACAAGGACGTGATCGACATTCTGATGGAGGAAACCGCCGCCCGGACACATCTGCGCGAGGAATATTTCAGCGATTACCGCCGTTACCAGCTCATGCAGGTGGATAAGACGCGGGTGCTGCTGGCCTGCCGTGTCATCATCAACGACCTGCTGGGAAAGCTGTACCGCTATGATTACAACGTCGGTTATGACTGCCTTCTGGACGATGGCAACAGCGTTTCCAGAAAACTGAAAAAATCCAACGAAGAAATGGAGGTAGAGGAAGATGCGATTGGTGATCGCTGA
- a CDS encoding BRO family protein: MNQMEIFKNPEFGSIRTFEQDGKVLFCGTDVAAALGYANPRKAVRDHTRCGTKCSVGVQTGKKADGSPAVQMVEMLFIPEGDVYRLIVHSKLPSAERFERWVFDEVLPTIRQHGAYLTRDKLWEVATSPEALLKLCTDLLAEREKNTALREDNARLQSKAVYYDLFIDLDHSTNLRTTAKELDVPERRFVRFLLERRFVYRTPSGCVLPYAKSANDGLFCVRDYYRNGHTGTYTLVTPKGKLHFAGLRDLILVTV, encoded by the coding sequence ATGAACCAGATGGAAATTTTCAAAAACCCGGAGTTTGGAAGCATCCGCACTTTTGAGCAGGACGGCAAGGTGCTGTTCTGCGGAACGGATGTAGCAGCTGCTTTGGGATATGCCAATCCCCGTAAGGCCGTCCGCGACCACACCCGCTGTGGAACGAAATGTTCCGTAGGGGTCCAGACCGGCAAAAAGGCAGATGGCTCACCCGCCGTACAGATGGTGGAGATGCTCTTTATCCCCGAAGGCGACGTTTACCGCCTCATCGTCCACAGCAAGCTGCCCTCGGCGGAGCGGTTTGAACGCTGGGTGTTCGATGAAGTCCTGCCCACCATCCGCCAGCATGGGGCCTACCTCACCAGAGACAAGCTGTGGGAGGTCGCCACCTCGCCGGAGGCGCTGCTGAAGCTCTGCACCGACCTGCTGGCCGAGCGCGAGAAAAACACGGCGCTGCGGGAGGACAATGCCCGACTGCAAAGCAAAGCCGTCTACTACGACCTGTTCATCGACCTGGACCACAGTACCAACCTGCGCACCACCGCCAAGGAGCTGGACGTGCCGGAGCGGCGCTTTGTCCGCTTCCTGCTGGAACGGCGGTTTGTCTACCGCACTCCTTCCGGCTGCGTGCTGCCCTACGCCAAGAGCGCCAACGATGGGCTGTTCTGTGTGCGGGACTACTACCGCAACGGTCACACCGGCACCTACACGCTGGTGACACCCAAGGGCAAGCTGCATTTTGCCGGCCTGCGGGACCTGATCCTGGTGACGGTATGA
- a CDS encoding DUF4315 family protein: protein MAKNKIERIDQEIAKTREKIAEQQEKLKDLEAQKTEAENLEIVQMVRALRMTPAQLSAMLSGGMVPGRAVGSANPEQEEMTHEE, encoded by the coding sequence ATGGCTAAAAACAAAATCGAGCGCATCGACCAGGAGATCGCCAAAACCCGCGAGAAGATCGCGGAACAGCAGGAAAAGCTGAAAGACCTGGAAGCGCAGAAAACCGAGGCGGAGAATCTGGAGATCGTCCAGATGGTCCGCGCCCTGCGTATGACCCCGGCCCAGCTGTCCGCCATGCTGTCTGGCGGCATGGTGCCCGGCCGGGCGGTGGGTTCTGCCAATCCCGAACAGGAGGAAATGACCCATGAAGAATAA
- a CDS encoding PcfB family protein, whose product MQEEVENRTLTLIVSGTKFTGRLFKAAVSKYMAHRKEKKLEKQRSRDSPVTPKGKQTVKQLIGQNQGVSNIEINDPSIRDFERIARKYGVDYAVKKDRSASPPKYLIFFKARDADALTAAFTEYTSKKVKKAEKTERPSVLEKLSHFKALIKNAVVDRTKRKELER is encoded by the coding sequence ATGCAGGAGGAAGTGGAAAACAGAACCCTGACGCTGATCGTCAGCGGTACCAAGTTTACCGGCAGGCTGTTCAAAGCCGCCGTATCCAAGTACATGGCCCACCGCAAGGAGAAAAAGCTGGAGAAGCAGCGCAGCCGGGATTCTCCCGTCACCCCCAAGGGCAAGCAGACGGTGAAGCAGCTCATCGGGCAGAACCAAGGGGTCTCCAACATCGAGATCAACGACCCGTCCATCCGGGACTTTGAGCGCATCGCTCGCAAGTACGGCGTGGACTATGCGGTGAAAAAGGACCGCAGCGCCTCGCCGCCCAAGTACTTGATCTTCTTCAAGGCCCGCGATGCAGATGCCTTGACCGCCGCTTTTACCGAGTACACCAGCAAAAAAGTCAAGAAGGCGGAGAAAACCGAACGCCCGTCTGTGCTGGAGAAACTCAGCCACTTCAAGGCGCTTATTAAAAATGCGGTCGTGGACAGGACAAAGCGGAAGGAGCTGGAACGATGA
- a CDS encoding helix-turn-helix domain-containing protein, with product MAVFRIERTRDYTVMSNHHLRDKSLSLKSKGLLSMMLSLPEDWNYTTRGLAKICKEGVDAIGGALRELESAGYIVRHQMRDRQGRICDTEYVIYEQPQPKAPDTPSPDTASPDTENPYLADPDTEKPAELNIEKSKTQKQTTDVSSTDSIPFRGFAAARPPERKGRDAMSVEEMQEYRDLVLENIEYDHLCREFSTYREDLDEIVELIVETVCARRKTTRIAGADFPHEVVRSRFLKLDSSHIEFVMECLHNNTTEIRNMKQYLLTVLFNASTTMNNHYTAQVNHDMYAGGW from the coding sequence ATGGCCGTTTTTCGTATTGAACGGACCCGTGATTATACCGTTATGAGCAACCACCACCTGCGCGACAAGTCGCTGTCGCTGAAATCCAAAGGACTGCTTTCCATGATGCTGTCCTTGCCGGAGGACTGGAACTACACCACCCGCGGTCTCGCCAAAATCTGCAAGGAGGGCGTGGATGCCATCGGCGGGGCGCTGCGGGAGCTGGAAAGCGCCGGGTATATTGTCCGCCACCAGATGCGGGACCGCCAGGGGCGCATCTGCGACACCGAGTACGTCATCTACGAGCAGCCCCAGCCCAAAGCGCCGGATACGCCATCGCCGGATACGGCTTCACCAGATACGGAAAACCCGTATCTGGCTGACCCGGATACGGAAAAGCCCGCAGAATTAAATATAGAGAAATCAAAGACCCAAAAACAAACAACGGATGTATCAAGTACCGATTCCATTCCCTTCCGGGGATTTGCGGCGGCCAGGCCGCCGGAACGGAAAGGGCGGGATGCGATGTCGGTGGAGGAAATGCAGGAGTATCGGGATTTGGTGTTGGAGAACATTGAGTACGACCACCTGTGCCGGGAGTTTTCGACCTACCGGGAGGACCTGGACGAGATCGTGGAGCTGATCGTGGAGACGGTCTGCGCCAGGCGCAAGACCACCCGGATCGCCGGGGCGGACTTCCCCCACGAGGTGGTTCGGTCCCGGTTCTTGAAACTGGACAGCTCCCACATCGAGTTCGTCATGGAGTGCCTGCACAACAACACCACCGAAATCCGCAACATGAAGCAGTACCTGCTGACCGTGCTGTTCAACGCGTCTACCACTATGAACAACCACTACACGGCCCAGGTCAACCACGATATGTACGCAGGCGGCTGGTAA
- a CDS encoding Maff2 family protein, producing the protein MEFFNQAITVLQTLVIALGAGLGVWGVINLLEGYGNDNPGAKSQGMKQLMAGAGVAIVGMVLVPLLSGLFTV; encoded by the coding sequence ATGGAATTTTTCAATCAGGCAATCACCGTTCTTCAGACCCTCGTTATCGCTCTCGGTGCCGGTCTCGGCGTGTGGGGCGTCATCAATTTGCTGGAAGGTTATGGCAACGATAACCCCGGAGCCAAGAGCCAGGGCATGAAACAGCTGATGGCCGGCGCGGGCGTCGCCATCGTTGGCATGGTCCTCGTACCGCTGCTGTCCGGCCTGTTCACCGTCTGA
- a CDS encoding PrgI family protein yields MAYVPVPKDLTKVKTKVAFNLTKRQLVCFGCGALIGVPLFFLLRGPAGNSVAAMCMMLVMLPFFMLAMYEKHGQPLEKIIGNILKVAVIRPKQRPYRTNNFYAVLERQANLDKEVYDIVRGKDKAAGRTGRAADQTPA; encoded by the coding sequence ATGGCTTATGTACCCGTACCCAAAGACCTGACGAAAGTCAAAACCAAGGTCGCGTTCAACTTAACCAAGAGGCAGCTTGTCTGCTTCGGCTGCGGGGCGCTCATCGGCGTGCCGCTTTTCTTTTTGCTCCGGGGGCCTGCTGGCAACAGCGTGGCGGCCATGTGCATGATGCTCGTCATGCTGCCCTTTTTCATGCTGGCGATGTATGAAAAACACGGCCAGCCCCTGGAAAAGATCATCGGCAACATCCTCAAGGTGGCCGTCATCCGGCCCAAGCAGCGCCCCTACCGCACCAACAACTTCTATGCCGTGTTGGAGCGGCAGGCAAATCTCGACAAGGAGGTGTATGACATTGTTCGCGGCAAAGACAAAGCGGCAGGCCGAACCGGCAGAGCCGCAGACCAAACCCCGGCGTAA
- a CDS encoding DUF3851 domain-containing protein, with translation MKPEILHNDHMMFLDRALETQRTALLTAMADAVSECRTAADQAAELTETGETGLLRLVEILCAAKVQRGQAGETVLEGTEVQILADALAQLYACLTECRFVGPMGLAAYAELSSMAASLMLGEWFD, from the coding sequence ATGAAACCCGAAATTCTGCATAACGACCACATGATGTTTCTGGACCGGGCGCTGGAAACCCAGCGCACCGCGCTCCTGACGGCGATGGCGGACGCCGTTTCCGAGTGCCGCACGGCGGCGGATCAGGCCGCTGAACTGACCGAGACCGGCGAGACCGGCCTGCTGCGGCTGGTGGAGATTCTGTGCGCCGCCAAGGTCCAGCGCGGGCAGGCCGGTGAGACTGTGCTGGAGGGCACCGAGGTCCAGATTCTGGCGGATGCGCTGGCCCAGCTTTACGCCTGCCTGACCGAGTGCCGCTTCGTGGGGCCGATGGGGCTGGCGGCCTATGCGGAGCTTTCCAGCATGGCGGCCTCCCTCATGCTGGGGGAATGGTTTGATTAA
- a CDS encoding CD0415/CD1112 family protein, which produces MDFLLDALTNWLKEMLVGGIMGNLTGMFDSVNQQVADIATQVGQTPQGWNGSIFSMIQNLSNSIMVPIAGVILAIVMTLELIQMITDRNNLHDVDTWMIFKWVFKSAAAILLVTNTWNLVMAVFDMAQSVVAQASGIIGSDASIDISAVMTDMESRLMDMDLGPLFGLWFQSLFIGITMWALYICIFIVIYGRMIEIYLVTSVAPIPMATMMGKEWGGMGQNYLRSLLALGFQAFLIIVCVAIYAVLVQNIATEEDIIMAIWSCVGYTVLLCFTLFKTGSLSKAVFNAH; this is translated from the coding sequence ATGGATTTCTTATTGGATGCCCTGACCAACTGGCTGAAAGAGATGCTGGTGGGCGGCATCATGGGAAACTTAACGGGGATGTTCGACAGTGTGAACCAGCAGGTCGCGGACATCGCCACGCAGGTGGGCCAGACCCCGCAGGGGTGGAACGGCAGCATTTTCAGTATGATCCAGAACCTTTCCAACTCCATCATGGTGCCGATTGCTGGCGTGATCCTGGCCATCGTGATGACGCTGGAGCTGATCCAGATGATTACCGACCGCAACAACCTGCATGATGTGGACACCTGGATGATCTTCAAATGGGTGTTCAAGTCCGCCGCCGCGATTTTGCTCGTCACCAACACCTGGAACCTCGTCATGGCCGTGTTCGATATGGCCCAAAGCGTGGTGGCCCAGGCGTCCGGCATCATCGGCTCGGACGCTTCCATCGACATCTCCGCTGTTATGACCGATATGGAGTCCCGGCTGATGGATATGGACCTGGGGCCGCTGTTCGGCCTGTGGTTCCAGTCGCTCTTTATCGGCATTACCATGTGGGCGCTGTATATCTGCATTTTCATCGTGATTTATGGCCGTATGATCGAAATTTACCTTGTCACGTCGGTGGCCCCCATCCCGATGGCGACCATGATGGGCAAGGAGTGGGGCGGCATGGGCCAGAATTACCTGCGCAGCCTGCTGGCGCTGGGCTTCCAGGCGTTTTTGATTATCGTCTGCGTGGCGATCTACGCCGTGCTGGTGCAGAACATCGCCACCGAGGAGGACATCATCATGGCAATCTGGAGCTGCGTGGGCTACACCGTGCTGCTTTGCTTTACGCTGTTCAAGACCGGCAGCCTGTCCAAAGCCGTATTCAACGCACATTGA
- a CDS encoding DNA topoisomerase 3: MRLVIAEKPSVAKSLAAVLGAATRKDGYLEGGGWLVSWCLGHLAGLADAATYNPDYAKWRYDDLPILPESWRFTIAKDKRDQFDVLRTLLRREDVTEVVNACDAGREGELIFRTVYCLAGCQKPMKRLWISSMEDSAIREGFANLRPGADYDGLHQAALCRAKADWLVGINATRLFSVLYHRTLNIGRVMSPTLALIVQREAEIDAFKPVPFYSVALDLPGFTAASARMDKKADAEQLKTACQGGTVTVKQVERRDKSEKPPALYDLTTLQRDANRLLGFTAQQTLDYLQNLYEKKLCTYPRTDSRYLTSDMAEGLPVLVNLVANAMPFRKGIAISCDAAAVIHDKKVTDHHAVIPTRNIREADLSALPVGERAILELVALRLLCAVAPPYNFAETAVVVDCAGAEFTAKGRTVKQPGWRALDAAYRASMKNVEPDGNSEDKALPELTEGQALPVAGAAVKEGKTTPPKHFTEDTLLSAMETAGKDDMPEDAERKGLGTPATRAGILEKLVSTGFLERKKSKKTVQLLPSHDAISLITVLPEQLQSPLLTAEWEYRLGEIERGELAPEDFMAEITAMLKELVGTYQVIKGSEYLFAPPREVVGKCPRCGGEIAEMQKGFFCQDQSCKFAIWKNNNWWAAKRKQPTKAIVAALLKDGRAHVTGLYSEKSGKTYDATVVLEDTGQYVNFKLEFDRQKGGGK, encoded by the coding sequence ATGCGATTGGTGATCGCTGAGAAGCCCTCTGTGGCAAAATCCCTGGCCGCCGTGCTGGGCGCTGCTACCCGCAAAGACGGCTACCTGGAGGGCGGCGGCTGGCTGGTGAGCTGGTGCCTGGGGCACCTGGCCGGGCTGGCGGACGCCGCCACCTACAACCCCGACTACGCCAAGTGGCGCTATGATGACCTGCCCATTTTGCCGGAGTCCTGGCGCTTCACCATAGCCAAAGACAAGCGGGATCAGTTCGATGTGCTGCGCACCCTGCTGCGGCGGGAGGACGTGACCGAGGTAGTCAACGCCTGCGACGCCGGGCGCGAGGGCGAGCTGATTTTCCGCACGGTCTACTGCCTGGCGGGCTGCCAGAAGCCCATGAAACGGCTGTGGATTTCCAGCATGGAGGATTCCGCCATCCGGGAGGGCTTTGCCAACCTGCGCCCCGGCGCGGACTATGACGGGCTGCACCAGGCGGCCCTCTGCCGGGCCAAGGCCGACTGGCTGGTGGGTATCAACGCCACCCGACTGTTCTCGGTGCTGTACCACCGCACCCTCAATATCGGGCGGGTCATGTCCCCGACGCTGGCCCTCATCGTCCAGCGGGAGGCAGAGATCGACGCCTTCAAGCCGGTGCCGTTCTATTCTGTGGCTCTGGACCTGCCCGGTTTTACCGCTGCCAGCGCCCGCATGGACAAAAAAGCCGATGCCGAACAGCTGAAAACTGCCTGCCAGGGCGGTACGGTGACGGTCAAGCAGGTGGAGCGCAGGGACAAATCCGAGAAGCCGCCCGCCCTCTATGACCTCACCACTCTCCAGCGGGACGCCAACCGCCTGCTGGGGTTCACGGCGCAGCAGACACTGGACTACCTGCAAAACCTCTATGAAAAGAAGCTCTGCACCTATCCCCGGACGGACAGCCGCTACCTGACCTCCGACATGGCCGAGGGCCTGCCGGTGCTGGTGAATTTGGTCGCCAACGCCATGCCGTTTCGCAAAGGCATCGCCATTTCCTGCGATGCGGCGGCGGTCATCCACGACAAGAAAGTGACCGACCACCATGCGGTGATCCCCACCCGGAACATCCGCGAGGCGGATCTGTCCGCTCTGCCGGTGGGTGAACGGGCCATTCTGGAGCTGGTGGCGCTGCGGCTGCTGTGCGCGGTGGCCCCGCCCTATAACTTTGCAGAAACCGCCGTTGTTGTGGACTGCGCTGGTGCGGAGTTTACCGCCAAAGGCCGCACGGTGAAGCAGCCCGGCTGGCGGGCGCTGGACGCCGCCTACCGGGCCAGCATGAAAAATGTGGAACCGGACGGCAATTCCGAGGACAAGGCCCTGCCGGAACTAACCGAGGGCCAGGCGCTGCCGGTTGCCGGTGCCGCCGTCAAGGAGGGCAAGACCACCCCGCCCAAGCACTTCACTGAGGATACCTTACTCTCTGCGATGGAGACTGCCGGAAAAGACGATATGCCGGAGGACGCCGAGCGCAAGGGGCTGGGCACCCCCGCCACCCGCGCCGGAATTTTAGAGAAATTGGTGTCCACCGGCTTCCTGGAACGCAAAAAGAGCAAGAAAACCGTGCAGCTTTTGCCGTCCCACGATGCCATTTCCCTGATTACCGTCCTGCCGGAGCAACTGCAATCCCCGCTGCTGACCGCTGAGTGGGAGTACCGGCTGGGCGAGATCGAGCGCGGCGAGCTGGCCCCGGAGGACTTCATGGCTGAGATCACCGCCATGCTGAAGGAGCTGGTGGGAACTTATCAGGTCATCAAGGGCAGCGAGTACCTGTTTGCCCCGCCCCGCGAGGTGGTGGGCAAATGCCCCCGCTGCGGCGGTGAAATTGCAGAAATGCAAAAAGGCTTCTTCTGTCAGGACCAATCTTGCAAATTTGCGATCTGGAAGAA
- a CDS encoding type IV secretory system conjugative DNA transfer family protein — translation MKQLNPKKLVLLNLPYFLLGLFATNLGEAWRLATGADASAKMLSFFSTLPVALGSWWPSLHPLDLAVGLCCGAGLRLAVYLKGKNAKKYRHNVEYGSARWGTHDDIAPYIDPVFQNNVILTQTERLTMSSRPKNPKYARNKNVLVIGGSGSGKTRFWLKPNLMQMHSSYVVTDPKGTILVECGKMLQRGAPKLGKDGKPVKDKNGKVIYEPYQIKVLNTINFKKSMHYNPFSYIHSEKDILKLVTTLIANTKGEGKAGDDFWVKAETLLYCALIGYIHYEAPVEEQNFSTLIEMINSMEVREDDDEFKNAVDLMFDELKERDPHHFAVRQYAKYKLAAGKTAKSILVSCGARLAVFDIAELREVTSYDELELDTLGDRRMALFLIMSDTDDSFNFLISMCYTQLFNLLCEKADDVYGGRLPVHVRCLIDECANIGQIPKLEKLVATIRSREISACLVLQAQSQLKAIYKDNADTIIGNMDSSIFLGGKEPTTLKELEAVLGKETIDTYNTGESRGRETSHSLNYQKLGKALMSQDELAVMDGGKCILQLRGVRPFLSDKYDITQHPNYKYTADADPKNAFDIEGYLKARLKLKPNQVCDVYEIDAAAGD, via the coding sequence ATGAAGCAGCTGAACCCCAAAAAGCTGGTTCTTCTGAACCTGCCCTATTTCCTGCTGGGCCTGTTTGCCACCAACCTGGGCGAAGCCTGGCGGCTGGCGACCGGCGCGGATGCCTCGGCCAAGATGCTCTCGTTCTTTTCCACTCTGCCGGTGGCGCTGGGGAGCTGGTGGCCCAGCCTGCACCCGCTGGACCTGGCTGTGGGCCTGTGCTGCGGCGCTGGCCTGCGGCTGGCGGTGTACCTCAAGGGCAAGAACGCCAAGAAGTACCGCCACAATGTGGAGTATGGTTCGGCCCGTTGGGGCACCCATGACGATATTGCTCCTTACATCGACCCGGTGTTCCAGAACAACGTCATTCTGACCCAGACCGAGCGGCTCACCATGTCCAGCCGCCCCAAGAACCCCAAGTATGCCCGCAACAAAAACGTGCTGGTCATCGGCGGTTCCGGCTCCGGCAAGACCCGCTTCTGGCTCAAGCCCAACCTGATGCAGATGCACAGCTCCTATGTGGTCACGGACCCCAAGGGCACCATTCTGGTGGAATGCGGCAAAATGCTTCAGCGGGGTGCGCCAAAGCTGGGCAAGGACGGCAAGCCGGTGAAAGACAAGAACGGCAAGGTCATCTACGAGCCGTACCAGATCAAGGTGCTGAACACCATCAACTTCAAGAAGTCGATGCACTATAACCCGTTCAGCTACATTCACTCGGAGAAGGACATCTTGAAGCTGGTCACGACTTTGATCGCCAACACCAAGGGCGAGGGTAAGGCCGGGGACGATTTTTGGGTCAAGGCGGAGACGCTGCTGTACTGCGCGCTGATCGGCTACATCCACTATGAGGCCCCGGTGGAGGAACAGAACTTCTCCACCCTCATTGAGATGATCAACAGCATGGAGGTCCGGGAGGACGATGATGAGTTCAAAAATGCCGTGGACCTGATGTTCGATGAGCTGAAAGAGCGGGACCCCCACCACTTTGCGGTGCGCCAATATGCCAAATATAAATTGGCTGCGGGCAAAACTGCGAAGTCGATTTTGGTGAGCTGCGGCGCACGCCTTGCCGTGTTCGACATTGCCGAGCTGCGGGAGGTCACGTCCTACGATGAGCTGGAACTGGACACCCTGGGCGACCGCCGGATGGCGCTGTTCCTCATTATGAGCGACACGGACGATTCCTTTAATTTCTTAATCTCCATGTGCTACACCCAGCTGTTCAACCTGCTCTGTGAAAAGGCCGACGATGTGTACGGCGGGCGGCTGCCGGTCCATGTGCGCTGCCTCATTGACGAGTGCGCCAACATCGGCCAGATCCCAAAACTGGAAAAACTGGTTGCCACCATCCGCAGCCGGGAGATCTCCGCCTGCCTGGTGCTGCAAGCCCAGAGCCAGCTCAAAGCGATCTACAAGGACAACGCCGATACCATCATCGGAAATATGGACAGCTCCATCTTCCTGGGCGGCAAGGAGCCGACCACGCTCAAGGAGCTGGAGGCCGTGCTGGGCAAGGAGACCATCGACACCTACAACACCGGCGAAAGCCGTGGGCGGGAGACTTCCCACTCGCTCAACTATCAAAAACTGGGGAAGGCGCTGATGAGCCAGGATGAGCTGGCCGTCATGGACGGCGGCAAATGCATCTTGCAGCTGCGCGGGGTGCGGCCTTTCCTCTCGGACAAGTACGACATCACCCAGCACCCCAACTACAAGTACACCGCTGACGCCGACCCGAAGAACGCCTTTGACATTGAAGGCTATCTCAAGGCCCGGCTGAAGCTCAAACCCAACCAGGTCTGCGACGTGTATGAGATCGACGCCGCAGCTGGCGATTGA
- a CDS encoding DUF4366 domain-containing protein, with translation MKNKKIFRTFAALCTCLMLMGGFSVTAFAQGTDPAPTATPAADATNDSNVVVEETEDSPALTPEGNAALVDDFGGNKQLITVTTKAGNYFYILIDRANEDKETAVHFLNQVDEADLEALMEDGETAEETPAVCNCTEKCAAGAVNTACPVCAVNMAECTGQEPEPTPDPETEPEPEQEPAGLNPAMLLVVLAVLGGIGALVYFKFIKQKPKTKGSDNLDDYDYGEDDTEQEDEDPWETEESDEPEDAGGGGDEESENPAK, from the coding sequence ATGAAGAATAAAAAGATTTTCAGAACCTTTGCCGCCCTTTGCACCTGCCTGATGCTGATGGGCGGCTTCTCTGTGACCGCCTTTGCCCAGGGCACTGACCCTGCGCCCACGGCCACACCGGCGGCGGACGCCACCAACGACAGCAACGTGGTGGTGGAGGAAACCGAGGACAGCCCCGCCCTGACCCCGGAGGGCAACGCCGCCCTGGTGGATGACTTTGGCGGCAACAAGCAGCTCATCACCGTCACCACCAAGGCGGGTAACTATTTTTACATCCTCATTGACCGCGCCAACGAGGACAAGGAGACCGCCGTCCACTTCTTGAACCAGGTGGACGAGGCCGACCTGGAGGCGCTGATGGAGGACGGCGAGACGGCGGAGGAAACGCCCGCCGTCTGCAACTGCACGGAAAAGTGCGCCGCCGGTGCGGTGAATACGGCCTGCCCGGTGTGCGCCGTGAATATGGCAGAGTGTACGGGCCAGGAGCCGGAACCCACCCCTGACCCGGAAACAGAGCCGGAGCCGGAACAGGAACCGGCAGGGCTGAACCCGGCGATGCTGCTGGTGGTGCTGGCTGTGCTGGGCGGCATCGGTGCGCTGGTCTACTTCAAATTCATCAAGCAGAAGCCCAAGACCAAGGGCAGCGACAACCTGGATGATTACGACTACGGCGAGGACGATACCGAACAGGAAGACGAGGATCCTTGGGAGACCGAGGAATCTGACGAGCCGGAGGACGCCGGCGGGGGCGGCGATGAGGAAAGCGAGAACCCGGCCAAATGA